The nucleotide sequence GATCACATTCTCACTTCTTGAGGTTGATCTGTTTCGGAATGTGACACACTTACCTGCAGGAGCGACCGCGCGTAACGGCTTGCGGTCGGATGGAAAGAATACGAATCATGTCTGCAAAGTCTCCCAATCCCGTTGATAAGCATGTCGGTGCCCGCGTTCGCATGCGCCGAATGATGATCGGGATGAGCCAAGAGCGCCTCGGGGATTCGCTCGGTATCACGTTTCAACAGGTGCAGAAGTACGAGAAGGGGACGAACCGGATCGGCGCCAGTCGGCTTCAGCAGATCTCCAAGACCCTCGGCGTGCCGGTGTCCTTCTTCTTTGAGGGCGCTCCCGAAATCGACGGGTCCGAGGTCGGTTTCGCAGAAGGGTCTTCGCCGCCCTACGTCTCTGAGTTCCTCTCCACGGCTGAAGGCCTGTCGCTGACCCGCGCCTTCACCCGCATCCGCGATGCCCGCGTGCGCCGCCGGATCGTCGAGCTGGTCGAGGTGCTTGGCGAGCAGAACGCCGAACTGGCGAATTGAGCGGCGGCTGCCGCGTTCGATACTCCGAACGAAACGTCCGGCGGCACTTGACCGCGGCTTGGCGCGCTGCGACAACCGCGCAGCGCGCATGCTTCCCCGGTAGAGCGCGTATGGTCTCAGCCTGCGGGTGAACGCCGACGCTCGAAATGTGACGCTCGACAAGTCGACGCTTGAAAGGCGACGCTTGGGGAACGGCTTCGTCGCCGAGTTCCACGCGGAGTTGTCGCTGGGAAGTGGCGGTGCGCCGGCTTTTCCAAACGTCAGTGACAAGCGTTATTGCCAAGCGTCGGTACCGTTTCGTCCGCAGACTCAAAAGTAGCTTGTGGGCCGACATCGGCTGCGTCCGCGGGGGCGGGCGTCTGGGTCGGGCCACCAGCAGGCCCCGCCGGGCCTGCGCAGCGCCGGAGTGCTTGCCGTGTCCCGAAACAGCTATCTCTTCACCAGCGAGTCGGTGTCCGAGGGTCAC is from Blastochloris viridis and encodes:
- a CDS encoding helix-turn-helix domain-containing protein is translated as MSAKSPNPVDKHVGARVRMRRMMIGMSQERLGDSLGITFQQVQKYEKGTNRIGASRLQQISKTLGVPVSFFFEGAPEIDGSEVGFAEGSSPPYVSEFLSTAEGLSLTRAFTRIRDARVRRRIVELVEVLGEQNAELAN